A single region of the Anticarsia gemmatalis isolate Benzon Research Colony breed Stoneville strain chromosome 11, ilAntGemm2 primary, whole genome shotgun sequence genome encodes:
- the LOC142976582 gene encoding uncharacterized protein LOC142976582 yields MKYLLVLVCVVLCVCFNEGKDFTFGTRANNLLISTEKVKYRSLPLIRRDKDYIYKDPKERIIKGIIARDLSRTDTEVTITEGGIGASNVTLHLQSGRGEELNYLILIFSNSRDINYNF; encoded by the exons atgaagtaCTTATTAGTTCTAGTGTGTGTGGTTTTGTGCGTGTGTTTCAATGAAGGAAAAGACTTCACTTTCGGTACGAGAgctaataatttattgatatccACGGAAAAAGTTAAATACAGAAGTTTGCCGCTCATAAGACGAGACAAGGATTATATTTACAAGGATCCGAAAGAGAGAATTATTAAG GGTATCATCGCTCGGGACCTATCGCGGACAGACACGGAGGTGACCATTACTGAAGGAGGGATAGGAGCCTCCAACGTGACCCTGCACCTTCAAAGTGGCAGGGGAGAGGAACTCAACTATCTCATACTAATATTTAGTAACAGCAGAGATATTAACTACAATTtttga